TGCGCGAACCGTCACCCTGATCAACCGCGACGGCTTGCACGCGCGCCCCGCAGCCGATTTCGTGCGCCTCGCTGCGACCTTCTCGGCCCGTGTCACGGTCAACGGCAAGGACGCGAAGAGCCTGCTCGGCATCATGTCGCTTGGGCTTTTGCGCGGCGCGCGCGTCGAACTCTCCGCGGTGACAGATGCGGCTGCGTCAGACGGGGCTGCGTCGGACGGTGCTGCGTCGGACGGTGCTGCGTCAGACGGTGTTGCGGCGGTCGACGCGCTCGCACAGCTCATTGAGTCAGGGTTCGGCGAAGATTCCCCCGTGTAATCCACCTTTCCTCCTGTCACAATTCCCCCTGTCACACGCTGCGCTGGCGGCGTAGCCTGTGCACACCAGTCAGTTACTGCCGGAACCAGGGAGTGGCCACATGTTTGATTCAACACGAGCGTTCAGCGGATTTTCTGTCACCGATATCGCAGAAGCCAAACGCTTCTACGGTGAGGTCCTCGGCCTGGAGACGAGCGAAGCGAACGGCATGCTTCAGCTCACCCTCGGTTCGGGAGCCGTGGTTTTGGCCTACCCGAAGCCGAACCACGAACCGGCGAGCTACACCATGATGAATCTTCCGGTCGACGACATCGAGGCCGCCGTGGACGAGCTTGCATCCCGCGGTGTGACATTCCAGCGATACCCGCAGATGGCAGCGGAAACGGATGAGCGTGGTATCTTCCACGGCGGCGGGCCGCTTATTGCGTGGTTCACCGATCCGGCGGGCAACATCTTGTCTGTGCTCGAGGATCCGCTCCCCAGTTCGGAGACGTAAAAGGCTGGCAAGCGCCAGCAGCCGAGTGGGTCAACTGCCGACAGTCACGCCGCGCGCGGCAAAGAAGAGCATCGGGTCGATCTGCTGCCCGTTGACTCGAACTTCGAGATGCAAGTGGCATCCTGTCGACAAGCCGGTGCTGCCGACGCGTGCAATCGGCTGGCCCGCCGTAACGTGCTGCCCGACAGTTACGGCGGTACCGCCGTCTGCGATGTGGCCGTACACCGTTTGCACGCCTTGGCCGTGGTCGATGACGACCCAGTTGCCGTAACCGCTGTACGGCCCCGTTGCCACGACCGTTCCGGCGGATGCCGCCACGATCCAGGTCAGACATGCGGCTCCGATGTCGTCACCGGGGTGGAACAGCGCCGTGCCAAGCGGCCGTGACGGTCGCGGCCCGAAGCCATCGGTGATCGGACCTCGCACCGGATCGACCCAGGTCGCTCCGCTCAACAGGCCGCTGCTGTCGAAACTCGGCAGGTTGAGGCTCGATGCGGCGGCCGCGAGTTCTGCCTGCGCGTCGGAGAGGGCTGCCTGGGCCGCATCGACATCCGCCTGAGCGGCAGCCATCGTTGCGCGAGCTTCGGCGAGGGGAATCGCGGCGAGCGCTGTCTTCGCCTTCACTGCCTGAGTTTGAGCGCTTCGGGCGGCGGATGCGTCGTGTTTTGCTTGTTGGGACAGCTGGGCCGGGCTCAGGTTGCTGCGCCCGAGTTGATCCATTGCGCTCAGCTTCTGCAGCAGGTTGCCGCCTGTCGAGTCGAACAAGAGGCCGCCGGCGACGCCGCCGGGAGCTTGACCGCTTGGGCCGCGCACCGCCAATATCAATTCACCTGCGGATGCCGCCGCCCTCGCCTTCGCGGCCGCCGCGTGCTGATCTGCGGCTTCGGCAACAGTGCGCGCGTGGTCGTAACGCGACTGCGTCTCTGTGTACGCATGAGTGGCATCACTTAGTCGGGACTGTGCCGCTGTCAGCGCGCCCGTAGCCGTTGCCAGTGCTGCGTACAGTTGAGCGCTGGCTGCCGTCGACTGCTGGGTGGCCACGGAATCGATCGAGTCGGTCGCCTGCGATGTATCGGCTGCCGGCGTGGTCGCCTGTGGCGCCGACGGCGCGCTGGAGCTGGGCGCGGGATTGCCGGTGGGCGGGGGAGTGCCGGTCGGCTGCGCCGTCGGCGTGGTCGTGGGCTGTGGTGTCGGGGTGGCTGTCGGCGTTTCGGTCGGAGTCGGCGTTTCGGTCGGGGTTGGCGTTTCCGTGGGGGTCGGTGTTTCGGTTGGAGTCGGCGATTCGGTGGGGGTCGGTGTTTCGGTCGGAGTCGTCGCAGGCGTGGGTGTCGGCGCGGAGGTGTCTGCCGGTGCCGGGGCCGCAGCCAGTGCGGCTGGGGCCGGGTCTGAAGATGTTGCCGTTGCAGTCGGCGTTGCGTCTTCAGCGGACGCGGATTCGGGAGCTGCCGCGATCCCCATCACGCCGAGGGCGATTGCGAGCGCGAATGCCCCTCCGATGCGGCGGTAAGAGCCGCGCCGCTTCGGGATGTTGATCGGTTCTGCGTTGAAATGCATCATCGCCGGCCAGGGGTTCTCTTCGACGGACGGTCGACGGGTACGGAGCCGACCTAGTTCGAGTGTGACAGTGGGTATCAGGTGGCACAAGTGTTCTGCCCAGTACTGGGGGCAAATTGTGAGGAATGATCACCTTCATGGGTTGGGCAGATGATTTTAGCCGGCGCGCGGGTCTAGTTGCAGATTGCCCTAGGGTTTTAGTATGTCCAAGGTTCTGAGCAGACTCCCGGTTGGCGAGCGCGTCGGTATTGCATTCTCCGGGGGGCTCGACACCTCGTGCGCGGTCGCCTGGATGCGAGAAAAAGGTGCGATTCCGTGCACCTACACGGCGGACATCGGCCAGTACGACGAGCCGGACATCGGCGCGGTGCCCGGTCGGGCATCCGAATACGGGGCGGAGCTCGCCCGGTTGGTCGATGCGAAGAGCGCGCTTGTCGAAGAGGGCATCGTCGCACTCCAATGCGGGGCGTTCCACATCCGGTCAGGTGGCAAGACCTACTTCAACACGACGCCTCTCGGGCGCGCCGTGACGGGCACCCTGCTGGTGCGCGCCATGAAGGACGACGGGGTCGATATCTGGGGCGACGGCTCGACCTACAAGGGCAATGACATCGAGCGGTTCTACCGTTACGGCCTCATGGCCAACCCTCGCCTGCGCATCTACAAGCCGTGGCTCGACGCCGAGTTCGTCGGGGAGCTGGGCGGACGCACCGAGATGAGCGAGTGGCTCGTCGCCCGTGGCTTTCCCTATCGTGACGCCGCGGAGAAGGCTTACAGCACCGACGCGAACATCTGGGGCGCCACTCACGAGGCGAAGCGGCTCGAGGAACTCAGTTCTGGCATCGAGATCGTCGAGCCGATCATGGGCGTTGCGGCATGGCGCGACGACGTCGAGGTCGCCACCGAGGTGGTTTCTGTGCGATACGAGGCAGGCCGCCCCGTTGCCATCAACGGCGTCGAATTCGACGACTTGATCGCCCTCGTGCTCGAGGCGAACGCGATCGGCGGGCGGCACGGGCTCGGCATGTCAGACCAGATCGAGAACCGCATCATTGAGGCGAAGAGCCGCGGCATCTATGAGGCGCCCGGCATGGCGCTGCTGCACATTACGTACGAACGCCTGCTCAACGCCATTCACAATGAAGACACGATCGCGAACTATCACGCGGAGGGCCGGCGACTCGGGCGTTTGATGTACGAGGGGCGCTGGTTCGATCCGCAGTCGCTGATGCTGCGCGAATCCATTCAACGCTGGGTCGGTTCCGCGGTCACCGGCGAGGTGACCTTGCGCCTGCGTCGCGGTGACGACTATACGATTCTCGACACGACGGGACCTGCCTTGAGCTACCACCCGGGCAAACTGTCGATGGAGCGTGTCGGCGACGCGGCTTTCGGCCCAGACGACCGGATCGGGCAGCTCACGATGCGCAATCTTGACATTGCAGACTCGAGGGCACGGCTCGAGCAGTATGCGGCGGCCGGCCTGATCGGCGGGGCCACGGCGGAACTCGTTGGACGCGTCGAGCCGGGAGCCGCTGGCGAAATCATGGAACGCGTCAGTGGCGATGCTGCGACCGAGGCGCTCGAGCTCGCGACCGATATCGCGTCAGAGGGCGCCGCTTTCGACTCCGGTACGGACTGACGTTTGGTCGCGCGGGTTGCTGCTGGCCGATGTCGCTGCTCGGTCATACCAGCAGCCGGAATAAAGTAGGAGCATGACCGATCCCGTCGTTGCGCGACCGCTGTATTTCGACTGTGACACAGGAATCGACGACGCGCTCGCGCTCGCGTACCTGCTGGCGTCGCCCGAGGTTGACGTTGTCGGAATCGGGTCGGTCAGCGGCAATGTGAGCGCGGAAGCCGCTGCACGCAACACGCTGGATCTGCTCGCCTTGGCCGGCCGATCTGACATCCGGGTTGCCGTCGGTGCACACGATCCGATCGACGGACTGTTCGGCGGCGGTGCCCCGCAGGTGCACGGGACAAACGGGCTGGGCGGGGTCAGGCTGCCGCGGTCCGCGCACGAGCCGATCGCCGGTGACGCAGCACAGTTTGTGATCGACCTCGCCCACACGCACCCGGGCGAGCTGGACGTACTGGCGGTCGGACCTCTCACCAATCTGGCGATCGCACTCAAGCGTGATCCATCACTCGTCGGCTTGGTTCGAACCGTCGTCGTGATGGGCGGCGCGGCACTCGTCGCAGGCAACGCGACCGCCGTCGCTGAGGCCAATATCTGGCACGATGCAGAAGCCGCACGGCTGGTCTTCGAGGCGGAGTGGGATGTCGTCGTGGTTCCACTTGATGCGACAATGGGTCACGTCTTGCGCGAAGAGCATCGGGAAGCCCTTGCCGCCTCCGGAGCGCCGTTCCTGCAGTCGATTGCGGCGAGTCTCGACGCCTATTTCGAGTACTACGTGTCGGTGTTCGGTGTACGCTGCGCGGCCATGCACGATCCCCTCGCTGCGGCCATCGCAGTTGGAACAGTGGTGCCTGTGCGCGCGCCGTCCGTCCGCGTGATCGTCGACGACTCGGCTGGGCCTGGCCGCGGCCAAACGATCTGTGATCTGCGGATGCTGCGGGTCAGCCCGCAGGGCGTGCCTGGGGTGCGCACCCGCGTCATCCTCTCTGCGGAACCCGATCTGGCATCGCACCTCGTCGAACGGTTGAGTCACCATCTTTGGCCGCAGATGGAGGACACCGGTGAGTGATGAGGCCGGGCTGCGCGACGCGAGCGCGCAGGTGGCTGCAAGCATCCTGAATGTCGACGGATTGGACGTCGCCTACGGCCCTCGAACGGTGGTGCACGGCGTCAGTTTCGACATTCTCGCGGGGGAGATCTTCGGTCTGCTCGGCCCGAACGGGGCAGGCAAGACCAGCACGCTGAGTGCGATCGAAGGTCTCGTGCCTGCGAAATCCGGACGTGTGATGCTCGGCGGCGTCGACACGTTACGGCATCCACTTGAGGCGACGGCGCGACTGGGCGTGCAACTTCAGTCGTCGAGCTTTCAGGCCGAGTTGACGATCGCGCAGATCGCCCGGCTTTACGGGGGGCTCTACGGGGTGCGTCTTTCGCGAGAGCAGATTTCCGATGGAATGCGCGCGATCGGACTCGATCAAGAAATGGGAAAGAGGTTCAAGCAGCTTTCCGGTGGGCAGCAGCAGCGTCTCGCCCTGTATATCGCCGTCATCCACGACCCACTATTATTGATGCTCGACGAGCCGACCGCCGGGCTGGACCCGCAGTCGCGCCGCCAATTGTGGACGCGCATGGAGCAGCTGCGAGATTCCGGAAGCAGCATTCTGCTCACGACGCACTCGATGGAAGAGGCGCAGGCTGTGTGTAACCGGGTTGCGATCATCGACCGCGGCCGATTGCTGACTCTCGGTACACCGGCGCAATTGATAGACAAGCACAAAGACGATCCGCAGGTAAGGAAGGTCGCACACGGAGCTGTCACCCTGGAGGACGTGTTCATCGGGCTGACGGGGAGTGAGATTCGTGACTGAGATGTCGAGGGCATACGAGCGACCGCCCTTCGGGCTGGCGATGGGTTCGCTCTTGCGGGCGGACTCGATCGTGGTTGTACGCAGTGGAATCTCGACGATCGTGAGTCTGCTCTTGCCCGTCGTGCTGGTCGTCGCCACGAGTTTCAACACCAAGGCCCAGACGCGACTCGGCGGGGCCGCTGAGCTGATCGGCATCGCTTTGACCATCGGGCTGCTGGTCTCCGGCCTG
The Rathayibacter sp. SW19 DNA segment above includes these coding regions:
- a CDS encoding VOC family protein, whose product is MFDSTRAFSGFSVTDIAEAKRFYGEVLGLETSEANGMLQLTLGSGAVVLAYPKPNHEPASYTMMNLPVDDIEAAVDELASRGVTFQRYPQMAAETDERGIFHGGGPLIAWFTDPAGNILSVLEDPLPSSET
- a CDS encoding M23 family metallopeptidase; the encoded protein is MMHFNAEPINIPKRRGSYRRIGGAFALAIALGVMGIAAAPESASAEDATPTATATSSDPAPAALAAAPAPADTSAPTPTPATTPTETPTPTESPTPTETPTPTETPTPTETPTPTETPTATPTPQPTTTPTAQPTGTPPPTGNPAPSSSAPSAPQATTPAADTSQATDSIDSVATQQSTAASAQLYAALATATGALTAAQSRLSDATHAYTETQSRYDHARTVAEAADQHAAAAKARAAASAGELILAVRGPSGQAPGGVAGGLLFDSTGGNLLQKLSAMDQLGRSNLSPAQLSQQAKHDASAARSAQTQAVKAKTALAAIPLAEARATMAAAQADVDAAQAALSDAQAELAAAASSLNLPSFDSSGLLSGATWVDPVRGPITDGFGPRPSRPLGTALFHPGDDIGAACLTWIVAASAGTVVATGPYSGYGNWVVIDHGQGVQTVYGHIADGGTAVTVGQHVTAGQPIARVGSTGLSTGCHLHLEVRVNGQQIDPMLFFAARGVTVGS
- the argG gene encoding argininosuccinate synthase, whose translation is MSKVLSRLPVGERVGIAFSGGLDTSCAVAWMREKGAIPCTYTADIGQYDEPDIGAVPGRASEYGAELARLVDAKSALVEEGIVALQCGAFHIRSGGKTYFNTTPLGRAVTGTLLVRAMKDDGVDIWGDGSTYKGNDIERFYRYGLMANPRLRIYKPWLDAEFVGELGGRTEMSEWLVARGFPYRDAAEKAYSTDANIWGATHEAKRLEELSSGIEIVEPIMGVAAWRDDVEVATEVVSVRYEAGRPVAINGVEFDDLIALVLEANAIGGRHGLGMSDQIENRIIEAKSRGIYEAPGMALLHITYERLLNAIHNEDTIANYHAEGRRLGRLMYEGRWFDPQSLMLRESIQRWVGSAVTGEVTLRLRRGDDYTILDTTGPALSYHPGKLSMERVGDAAFGPDDRIGQLTMRNLDIADSRARLEQYAAAGLIGGATAELVGRVEPGAAGEIMERVSGDAATEALELATDIASEGAAFDSGTD
- a CDS encoding nucleoside hydrolase, translated to MTDPVVARPLYFDCDTGIDDALALAYLLASPEVDVVGIGSVSGNVSAEAAARNTLDLLALAGRSDIRVAVGAHDPIDGLFGGGAPQVHGTNGLGGVRLPRSAHEPIAGDAAQFVIDLAHTHPGELDVLAVGPLTNLAIALKRDPSLVGLVRTVVVMGGAALVAGNATAVAEANIWHDAEAARLVFEAEWDVVVVPLDATMGHVLREEHREALAASGAPFLQSIAASLDAYFEYYVSVFGVRCAAMHDPLAAAIAVGTVVPVRAPSVRVIVDDSAGPGRGQTICDLRMLRVSPQGVPGVRTRVILSAEPDLASHLVERLSHHLWPQMEDTGE
- a CDS encoding ABC transporter ATP-binding protein codes for the protein MSDEAGLRDASAQVAASILNVDGLDVAYGPRTVVHGVSFDILAGEIFGLLGPNGAGKTSTLSAIEGLVPAKSGRVMLGGVDTLRHPLEATARLGVQLQSSSFQAELTIAQIARLYGGLYGVRLSREQISDGMRAIGLDQEMGKRFKQLSGGQQQRLALYIAVIHDPLLLMLDEPTAGLDPQSRRQLWTRMEQLRDSGSSILLTTHSMEEAQAVCNRVAIIDRGRLLTLGTPAQLIDKHKDDPQVRKVAHGAVTLEDVFIGLTGSEIRD